From a region of the Hymenobacter jejuensis genome:
- a CDS encoding PepSY-associated TM helix domain-containing protein: MMKTFFRNIHLYLSLASGLVIALVCFTGGVLVFEKELEQAWHPERYFVTASSQQRLPLEQLVQAVKAEIPQAKVTGVKVYADPLRTVEVSLAGSAPMGERKSEGQRPKQPEKGGKPGAKGEQRGGEGGRGPQYFVNPYTGAVVGKLNYRDSFFFTMMALHRGMVGGAAGKLIVGVSTLFFLFIIGTGIVLWWPATRKVVKQRLTIKWGASWKRLNHDLHLVLGFYSSLFLFVFAFTGLAWSFEWFNKGIYTVTGSEMKNPEPPKSQVLPGGKAIGLDAAYAAARSQAGDAAFFAIQLPKDSAESIRVNLLRPNAAHETAGDELYLDQYSGQVLGKLAFEDRNLGQRVRRTFRPIHVGSIFGTPSKIIALIVCFLGTTFPVTGVIIWLNRLKKAKKKRNTVLTAQ, from the coding sequence ATGATGAAGACGTTTTTTCGCAACATTCACCTGTACCTCAGCTTGGCTTCGGGGCTGGTCATTGCCTTGGTTTGCTTCACGGGCGGCGTGCTGGTGTTTGAAAAGGAGCTGGAACAGGCCTGGCACCCAGAGCGCTATTTCGTAACGGCCAGCAGCCAGCAGCGTTTGCCTTTAGAGCAGTTGGTGCAAGCCGTAAAAGCGGAGATTCCACAAGCAAAAGTGACCGGCGTGAAGGTTTACGCCGATCCGTTGCGGACTGTAGAAGTGAGCTTGGCGGGGAGCGCGCCTATGGGCGAGCGCAAATCGGAAGGCCAGCGCCCTAAACAGCCAGAAAAAGGCGGCAAACCCGGCGCGAAGGGCGAACAACGCGGCGGCGAAGGCGGGCGCGGACCACAATACTTTGTGAATCCCTACACGGGTGCCGTAGTAGGCAAGCTCAACTACCGCGACTCGTTCTTTTTCACAATGATGGCGTTGCACCGCGGCATGGTGGGCGGCGCAGCGGGCAAGCTGATTGTGGGCGTGAGCACGCTGTTTTTTCTGTTTATCATCGGCACGGGCATTGTGCTGTGGTGGCCAGCTACGCGCAAGGTGGTGAAGCAGCGCCTGACTATCAAGTGGGGCGCCAGCTGGAAACGGCTCAACCACGACCTGCACCTCGTGCTGGGCTTTTACAGCTCGTTGTTTCTGTTTGTGTTTGCCTTCACCGGCTTGGCGTGGTCCTTCGAATGGTTTAACAAAGGCATTTATACTGTCACGGGCTCGGAAATGAAAAACCCTGAGCCTCCCAAATCGCAGGTTCTGCCCGGCGGCAAAGCCATCGGGTTGGATGCCGCCTACGCAGCGGCCCGTTCGCAAGCCGGCGACGCGGCGTTTTTTGCCATTCAACTGCCCAAAGATTCGGCCGAGAGTATCCGGGTAAACCTGCTCCGCCCCAACGCGGCCCACGAAACCGCCGGCGATGAGCTCTACCTTGATCAGTACAGTGGCCAAGTCTTGGGCAAGTTGGCTTTCGAAGACCGCAACCTCGGCCAGCGCGTACGCCGGACATTTCGCCCGATACACGTAGGATCCATTTTTGGCACGCCCTCCAAAATCATTGCCCTGATTGTCTGTTTCTTAGGGACCACATTTCCGGTAACGGGCGTAATCATTTGGCTAAACCGACTCAAAAAAGCTAAAAAGAAGCGCAATACCGTCTTGACGGCGCAATAG
- a CDS encoding dienelactone hydrolase family protein, which yields MSYPNAVSLQASDNTQLNAYTAFPSTPGTYPGIILLQEAFGVNAHIRSVADRLAQEGFVVIAPELFHRTAAPGLEIPYSDFASAAPHFQGITPEGLTADLQASLAWLQAQDNVVADKIGSIGFCLGGRVSFLANAVLPLAAAVSYYGGGTHTLTDRAQDLHAPHLFFWGGLDKHISKEQIASVIQALDTAGKPYINTVISYADHGFHCDARPSYNPDAAKEAWALTLAFFNEKLR from the coding sequence ATGAGCTATCCCAACGCCGTATCGCTTCAGGCCTCCGACAACACCCAACTAAATGCCTACACGGCTTTTCCGAGTACGCCCGGCACGTATCCCGGCATTATTCTGCTGCAAGAAGCCTTTGGCGTAAACGCCCACATTCGTAGCGTTGCCGACCGGCTGGCGCAGGAAGGTTTTGTGGTGATTGCGCCCGAGCTGTTTCACCGCACCGCCGCACCGGGCCTGGAAATCCCGTATTCCGATTTTGCCAGCGCTGCGCCTCATTTTCAGGGGATTACGCCGGAAGGTCTAACGGCCGATTTGCAGGCGTCGCTGGCTTGGCTACAGGCACAGGACAACGTAGTGGCCGACAAAATTGGTAGCATCGGGTTCTGCCTGGGTGGCCGGGTGTCGTTTTTGGCCAATGCAGTTTTGCCGTTGGCTGCCGCTGTATCGTATTATGGGGGCGGCACGCACACGCTCACCGATCGGGCCCAAGATCTGCATGCGCCGCATCTGTTTTTCTGGGGCGGCCTCGACAAGCACATTTCGAAAGAGCAGATAGCCAGCGTTATACAAGCTCTGGACACTGCCGGAAAGCCTTACATCAACACCGTCATCTCCTACGCCGATCACGGTTTTCACTGCGACGCGCGCCCCAGCTACAACCCCGACGCGGCAAAAGAAGCCTGGGCGCTTACGTTGGCTTTCTTCAACGAAAAGCTGCGCTAA
- a CDS encoding ankyrin repeat domain-containing protein, with protein sequence MKKILLLTVFLLSCAASAMAQTPSKELFTAVMKNNAAQVETLLKAGADPNAAIEVVPGFKTSYLITAATNNNLEVVKTLIAHKAQVNAKDAFQVTALMTAAGKGNKPIVELLLANGADVKAKDDDGKDALATAKEGGNAEVIALIQQKLQ encoded by the coding sequence ATGAAAAAAATTCTCCTCCTGACGGTTTTCCTGTTGAGCTGCGCAGCTTCGGCCATGGCTCAGACGCCTAGCAAGGAGCTCTTCACCGCCGTAATGAAAAACAACGCTGCCCAAGTCGAAACGCTGCTCAAAGCCGGTGCCGACCCCAACGCAGCGATTGAAGTAGTACCCGGCTTCAAAACCAGCTACCTCATTACAGCGGCCACCAACAACAACTTGGAAGTGGTGAAAACCCTGATCGCGCACAAAGCGCAGGTCAATGCCAAAGACGCCTTTCAGGTAACCGCGCTCATGACGGCTGCCGGCAAAGGCAATAAACCCATTGTAGAGCTGCTGCTCGCCAACGGCGCCGATGTAAAGGCCAAAGACGACGATGGCAAAGACGCCTTGGCCACCGCCAAAGAAGGCGGCAATGCCGAGGTAATCGCGCTGATTCAGCAGAAGCTGCAATAA
- a CDS encoding tellurite resistance/C4-dicarboxylate transporter family protein encodes MKKTIRQFPPAYFAMVMSTGIISLAAKELEMKGIAEAFFYLNLLIYPLFLLLLALRAFLDFKGLWAELTSHAKGANFLALVPATCLVGNQFVQLRHNQAVGNALWVLALASWLVLSYSFLLGVSIGEEKPDLEKGLTGSWLLLVVATESLAVLGAKLVSGWPVPLEVGFVGAIGAFLLGSLLYVVLITLLIYRLTFVRLGEEEVGAAYWISVGASAITVLAGTTLVSALDKAHVLSDIVPFVKGWSVLFWVVSSWWIPLVAGLRLWNHLRTRPAFAYSPPYWSMVFPLGMYTAATLRLAEALSVHQLQSISAGFIYVALLAWVLTFGGMFYHFATAARTPQPA; translated from the coding sequence ATGAAGAAGACAATTCGGCAGTTTCCGCCCGCCTATTTTGCAATGGTCATGTCCACCGGGATCATCTCGCTGGCGGCGAAAGAGCTAGAAATGAAAGGCATAGCCGAAGCGTTCTTCTACCTCAACCTGCTGATCTATCCGCTGTTTCTGCTTCTGTTGGCCCTGCGCGCCTTCCTGGATTTTAAAGGGCTGTGGGCAGAGCTTACTTCGCATGCAAAGGGCGCCAATTTTCTGGCTTTGGTACCGGCTACCTGTCTGGTCGGGAACCAGTTTGTGCAGCTGCGACACAACCAGGCTGTAGGTAATGCGCTGTGGGTGTTGGCTTTAGCAAGCTGGCTGGTATTATCGTATTCGTTTCTGCTGGGCGTAAGCATCGGGGAGGAAAAGCCGGATTTGGAGAAAGGACTCACTGGCAGCTGGTTGTTGCTGGTGGTAGCAACTGAGTCGCTGGCGGTGCTGGGCGCAAAGCTCGTTTCCGGCTGGCCCGTCCCGCTGGAAGTAGGATTTGTTGGTGCTATTGGGGCTTTTTTGCTCGGCAGCCTGCTGTATGTTGTGCTCATCACGCTGCTGATCTACCGGCTTACTTTTGTGCGGTTGGGCGAAGAGGAGGTAGGCGCCGCCTACTGGATCAGCGTGGGGGCCAGCGCGATTACTGTGCTGGCCGGAACTACCTTGGTATCGGCCCTTGATAAAGCCCACGTCCTGAGCGACATAGTGCCGTTCGTAAAGGGCTGGAGCGTATTATTCTGGGTTGTCAGCAGCTGGTGGATTCCGCTGGTGGCGGGCCTGCGCCTGTGGAATCATCTGCGGACGCGGCCGGCTTTTGCCTACAGCCCGCCTTACTGGAGCATGGTATTTCCGCTGGGTATGTACACCGCCGCTACGCTGCGCCTAGCCGAAGCCCTGTCCGTGCATCAGCTACAAAGCATCTCGGCGGGCTTTATTTACGTTGCGTTGCTGGCCTGGGTGCTGACGTTTGGCGGCATGTTCTACCACTTCGCAACGGCCGCCAGAACGCCACAACCAGCGTGA
- a CDS encoding acetamidase/formamidase family protein, producing MSHNCFKNSFLLFALGASALSVQAQELASRSKPGKSTTYQLKPTPQTVAWGFYDASAKPVLRIKSGDAVDVQTLITSSPTRLEGAGVAPDQVEQSLRDIYKDVTNKGPGGHILTGPIYIEGAEPGDVLEVRIKKVKLAIPYAYNGFGPTSGFIPEDFGYAKMKIIPLDEKRMVAHFAPGIDIPLRPFFGSMGVAPPLAAGRINSAPPGIHAGNLDNKELVAGTTLYIPVHVPGALFEVGDGHAGQGNGEVDITALETSLQGTLEFIVRKDMHLTWPRAETPTAYITMGMDEDFTKASKIAVREMVDFLVKEKGLSRDDAYMLSSVAADLEATQVVDGTRGAHMMIRKSIFGKK from the coding sequence ATGAGCCATAACTGCTTCAAAAACAGCTTTTTACTGTTTGCTCTGGGAGCTTCCGCCTTGTCGGTGCAGGCACAAGAGCTTGCTTCTAGGTCAAAGCCCGGCAAATCAACTACGTACCAGCTCAAACCAACGCCCCAAACGGTAGCTTGGGGCTTTTACGACGCCAGTGCGAAGCCCGTGCTGCGCATCAAATCGGGCGATGCCGTGGACGTGCAAACGCTGATTACGTCGAGCCCGACGCGGCTGGAAGGCGCCGGCGTAGCGCCCGACCAAGTAGAGCAGTCGTTGCGGGATATCTACAAGGACGTAACCAACAAAGGGCCTGGCGGTCACATTCTTACGGGGCCCATCTACATCGAAGGCGCCGAACCGGGCGATGTGCTGGAAGTGCGCATCAAGAAGGTGAAGCTGGCCATTCCGTATGCTTACAATGGGTTCGGGCCCACCAGTGGCTTCATTCCCGAGGATTTTGGCTACGCCAAAATGAAGATCATTCCGCTCGATGAAAAGCGCATGGTGGCCCATTTTGCGCCCGGCATCGACATTCCGCTGCGCCCGTTTTTCGGGAGCATGGGCGTGGCCCCACCGCTGGCCGCCGGCCGCATCAACAGCGCGCCGCCCGGCATTCACGCCGGCAACCTCGACAACAAAGAGCTGGTCGCCGGCACTACGCTTTACATTCCGGTGCACGTGCCGGGAGCCTTGTTTGAAGTCGGCGACGGCCATGCCGGTCAGGGCAACGGCGAGGTAGACATCACCGCCTTAGAGACTTCCCTTCAAGGCACGCTGGAATTTATCGTGCGCAAAGACATGCACCTGACCTGGCCCCGGGCCGAAACGCCGACCGCCTACATCACCATGGGCATGGACGAGGACTTCACCAAAGCCAGCAAAATTGCGGTGCGCGAAATGGTTGATTTTCTGGTAAAAGAAAAAGGTTTGAGCCGCGACGACGCCTACATGCTGTCGAGTGTCGCCGCCGATCTGGAAGCGACGCAGGTGGTTGATGGTACGCGCGGCGCCCACATGATGATCCGCAAGAGTATTTTCGGCAAAAAGTAA
- the ygiD gene encoding 4,5-DOPA-extradiol-dioxygenase yields the protein MKLNELTTAASSFKKSEKMPVLFVGHGSPMNALEDNPFTQKLNRIGTDIRQRQTPTAILVVSAHFLTKGTYVTASPKPETIHDFGGFPEALFREQYPAPGSPEYAREIMKMVPEVQDTEEWGLDHGAWTILKHMFPEADIPVFELSLDYGRSPQYHFDLAQRLQFLRERGVLIIGSGNIVHNLRQSMPKLMAQDATPYDWAVEFDEWVKTKINQRDFQSLIDFHKAGTMGALSVPTIDHYLPVLYTLGLADKNENITQAYEEVYYGGLSMRTFIAG from the coding sequence ATGAAACTGAATGAATTAACTACTGCGGCGTCCTCTTTCAAGAAGAGTGAGAAAATGCCGGTCCTGTTCGTAGGGCACGGCTCGCCCATGAATGCGTTGGAAGATAACCCGTTCACCCAGAAGCTAAACCGCATCGGTACCGACATCCGGCAGCGACAGACGCCTACGGCTATCCTGGTGGTTTCGGCACACTTCCTGACCAAAGGCACGTATGTTACCGCCAGCCCAAAACCGGAAACTATTCACGATTTCGGCGGCTTTCCGGAGGCGCTGTTCCGCGAGCAATACCCCGCGCCGGGCTCGCCCGAATACGCTCGGGAAATCATGAAGATGGTGCCCGAAGTGCAGGACACCGAAGAATGGGGCCTCGACCACGGCGCCTGGACCATCCTGAAGCACATGTTTCCGGAGGCCGACATTCCGGTGTTTGAATTGAGCCTCGACTACGGCCGCAGCCCGCAATACCACTTCGATCTGGCCCAGCGCCTGCAATTTTTGCGCGAGCGCGGCGTGCTCATCATCGGCAGCGGCAACATTGTGCACAACCTACGCCAAAGCATGCCCAAACTGATGGCCCAAGACGCGACGCCCTACGATTGGGCCGTGGAATTTGACGAGTGGGTGAAAACCAAAATCAATCAGCGCGACTTCCAAAGCCTGATTGATTTTCACAAAGCCGGCACCATGGGCGCCCTCTCAGTGCCTACCATAGATCATTATCTGCCAGTACTTTACACCTTGGGTTTGGCTGACAAAAACGAGAACATCACGCAGGCCTACGAAGAAGTATACTACGGCGGTCTGAGCATGCGTACGTTTATTGCTGGGTAA
- a CDS encoding winged helix-turn-helix transcriptional regulator, with translation MKITIADNQAVTLGAAAQKILTVPENGIGLCPVRDILDRIGDKWSMLSILHLGSVESLRFNELRKRIDGISQRMLTVTLRSLETDGLVARKVYAEVPPRVEYRLTSLGVSLLEAMIEFGNWANEHAPQIAQARAAFAAKEQA, from the coding sequence ATGAAGATAACTATTGCTGATAATCAGGCAGTTACGCTTGGAGCGGCAGCTCAAAAAATTCTGACCGTACCCGAAAATGGTATCGGTCTTTGCCCCGTGCGTGATATTCTAGACCGCATTGGCGACAAATGGTCGATGCTTTCCATTCTGCACCTTGGCTCGGTCGAGAGCCTGCGTTTCAATGAGTTGCGCAAACGCATCGATGGCATTTCGCAGCGCATGCTCACCGTTACGCTCCGCTCTTTGGAAACCGATGGCCTAGTGGCTCGCAAAGTGTACGCCGAAGTGCCGCCCCGCGTAGAATATCGCCTTACCAGCCTGGGGGTAAGCTTGTTGGAGGCGATGATTGAATTTGGCAACTGGGCCAACGAACATGCCCCGCAAATCGCACAGGCGCGGGCCGCTTTTGCCGCCAAAGAGCAGGCGTAA
- a CDS encoding molybdopterin oxidoreductase — protein MHLANYLGLVDTSEKLLADALEKVARHHKDEPDVEQTCLLLSAWSRQHHGRLQPFIAKYSEDKSPEPDRLHNALFDGVRNGSLGLLRDLHDLWLLANEVDLCWIVISQAALGLRDKELEALCTHCKKETRRQLDWLMTRMKQAAPQTLIVAD, from the coding sequence ATGCACTTAGCTAATTACCTAGGCTTGGTTGACACAAGCGAGAAATTACTGGCTGACGCGTTGGAGAAAGTAGCCCGCCACCATAAAGACGAGCCGGACGTCGAGCAGACCTGCCTGTTGCTGTCGGCGTGGTCGCGGCAGCACCACGGGCGTCTGCAACCGTTTATCGCAAAGTATTCGGAGGACAAAAGCCCCGAGCCCGACCGCTTGCACAACGCCCTGTTCGACGGTGTCCGCAACGGCAGTTTGGGCTTGCTGCGCGATTTGCACGACCTGTGGCTGCTCGCCAACGAAGTCGATTTGTGCTGGATTGTGATTTCACAAGCCGCTCTGGGGCTGCGCGATAAGGAATTGGAAGCGCTATGTACGCACTGCAAGAAGGAAACCAGACGGCAGCTCGATTGGCTCATGACCCGCATGAAACAAGCCGCGCCCCAAACCTTAATTGTTGCTGATTGA
- a CDS encoding molybdopterin oxidoreductase family protein yields the protein MEETRDSIADIWGQRTGYEGQWPVRVDEHIEETPDQWVQSACVLCSNGCGIDIGVKDGRIVGVRGRAADRVNHGRLGPKGLHGWVANHSQDRLTKPLIRRNGKLEEATWDEAMSLIVQKSKELVEQHTSSSIGFYTSGQLFLEEYYALGVLGKAGLGTPHMDGNTRLCTATAAAALKASFGSDGQPGSYTDLDTTEAILHVGHNTASQQTVLWMRILDRLAGPNPPKLVVIDPRRTYTAEKATVHLAPRVGTNIPVMNGLLHLIIQAGHINQEYINTHTVGFEELKKIVEQWTPDRVERLSGVPADKLREAAHILGTCNTLVSSALQGVYQSMQATAAAVQINNLHLLRGLIGRDGCGIYQMNGQPTAQNTRECGADGDLPAFRNWGNQKHVQELADLWNVDIDKIPHWSPPTHAMQIWRYCETGSIKMLWISGTNPLVSMPDLDRIRKILKKKDLFVIVQDAFPTETTHYADVVLPAAIWGEKTGCFTNVDRTVHLSHKAIDPPGEARSDFDIFVDYSRRMDFRDKEGKPLLSSTWQVPEDAFNAWRECTRGRPCDYTGLSYAKLTGGSGIQWPCNDQYPDGAKHLYTDGVFCTDVDYCEDYGYDLETGAARTEDDYKLIDPKGKAFLKGVDYQPPHEEPDKDYPLWLTTGRLVYHFHTRTKTGRAKALQDAAPDAYVQLSAQDAARYGIAEGDMVEVQSRRGKVREPARIGNIEPGLVFLPFHYGYWDKDDRPRAANELTLTEWDPVSKQPHFKYAAVRIKKA from the coding sequence ATGGAAGAAACCCGCGACAGTATTGCTGACATTTGGGGCCAGCGCACCGGTTATGAAGGCCAGTGGCCCGTGCGAGTAGACGAGCATATTGAGGAAACGCCTGACCAGTGGGTACAATCGGCGTGCGTACTGTGCTCCAATGGCTGCGGAATAGATATTGGGGTAAAAGACGGGCGCATCGTGGGCGTGCGCGGCCGGGCCGCCGACCGCGTCAACCACGGGCGGCTGGGGCCCAAAGGCCTGCATGGCTGGGTTGCCAACCACAGCCAGGACCGCCTGACCAAACCGCTTATTCGCCGTAACGGGAAGTTGGAAGAAGCTACTTGGGACGAAGCCATGAGCTTGATCGTGCAGAAATCCAAGGAGTTGGTGGAGCAACACACCAGCAGTTCCATCGGCTTTTATACCTCGGGGCAGCTGTTTCTGGAAGAATACTACGCGCTGGGAGTGCTGGGGAAAGCGGGTTTGGGCACGCCCCACATGGACGGCAATACGCGCCTGTGTACCGCGACCGCGGCCGCCGCTCTGAAAGCCTCGTTTGGTTCGGATGGGCAGCCCGGCTCCTACACCGACCTCGACACAACGGAAGCTATTTTGCACGTCGGCCACAACACAGCTTCCCAGCAAACTGTGCTGTGGATGCGCATTCTGGATCGGCTGGCTGGCCCCAACCCGCCAAAGCTGGTCGTGATTGATCCGCGCCGAACCTACACCGCCGAGAAGGCCACTGTGCATTTGGCACCCCGCGTGGGCACCAACATCCCGGTAATGAACGGGCTGCTGCATCTCATTATTCAGGCGGGCCACATCAACCAGGAATACATTAATACTCACACCGTTGGCTTTGAGGAGCTGAAAAAGATCGTCGAGCAGTGGACGCCTGATCGGGTGGAGCGCCTTAGCGGTGTACCCGCCGATAAGCTGCGCGAGGCGGCTCACATATTAGGCACTTGCAATACCTTGGTATCCAGTGCCTTACAAGGTGTATATCAGTCAATGCAGGCCACGGCGGCGGCCGTTCAGATCAACAACCTGCACTTGCTGCGCGGCCTGATCGGGCGCGATGGGTGCGGTATCTACCAGATGAACGGCCAGCCCACGGCCCAGAATACCCGCGAATGCGGCGCCGATGGCGATTTGCCGGCGTTTCGTAACTGGGGCAACCAAAAGCATGTTCAGGAGTTGGCCGACTTGTGGAACGTGGACATCGACAAAATTCCGCACTGGTCGCCGCCCACGCACGCGATGCAAATCTGGCGCTACTGCGAAACGGGCTCCATCAAAATGCTTTGGATCAGCGGCACCAACCCGCTTGTTTCGATGCCGGATCTGGATCGCATCCGCAAAATTCTGAAGAAGAAAGATCTGTTCGTAATCGTGCAGGACGCTTTCCCGACCGAAACCACCCATTATGCCGACGTGGTGCTTCCCGCCGCTATTTGGGGCGAAAAAACGGGCTGCTTTACCAACGTCGACCGCACGGTTCACCTCTCCCACAAAGCCATTGATCCGCCCGGTGAGGCGCGTTCCGACTTCGATATTTTCGTTGACTACTCCCGGCGCATGGATTTCCGCGATAAAGAAGGCAAGCCGCTGTTGAGCAGCACCTGGCAGGTGCCGGAAGATGCCTTCAATGCCTGGCGCGAATGCACCCGCGGCCGTCCGTGCGACTATACCGGCCTGAGTTACGCCAAGCTCACCGGCGGCTCGGGCATTCAGTGGCCCTGCAACGACCAATACCCCGACGGAGCCAAACACCTCTACACCGACGGCGTCTTCTGCACCGATGTCGACTATTGCGAAGACTACGGCTACGACCTGGAAACGGGCGCTGCCCGCACCGAGGATGACTACAAATTGATCGATCCGAAGGGCAAAGCTTTTCTCAAAGGGGTTGATTATCAGCCCCCGCACGAAGAACCGGACAAAGACTATCCATTGTGGCTCACGACGGGCCGGCTGGTATATCACTTTCATACGCGCACCAAAACGGGCCGCGCCAAGGCTTTGCAGGATGCCGCGCCCGATGCCTACGTGCAGCTATCGGCGCAGGACGCTGCTCGCTATGGCATCGCCGAAGGCGATATGGTGGAGGTGCAATCGCGCCGCGGCAAGGTGCGCGAGCCCGCCCGCATCGGCAACATCGAACCGGGACTGGTCTTCCTCCCGTTTCACTACGGCTACTGGGACAAAGACGATCGGCCGCGGGCGGCCAACGAGCTGACGCTTACCGAGTGGGACCCCGTCAGCAAGCAGCCGCATTTTAAGTACGCCGCCGTCCGAATTAAAAAAGCGTAA
- a CDS encoding S1/P1 nuclease: MPFSLLAWGVVGHRAVGKIAENHLNKNAKRRIAQLLGSERIPMVATWADEARYSNEYSYTAPWHFINTPLGLPSDQYINLVNKMAEPNAYMALNQNIKDLKDPAKSQAEKVIALKFVIHLVGDIHQPMHVSRAEDQGGNKISVKYQGKDTNLHSLWDSGLVEYEGFTYSELAAALDHASSAQIRQWQKDEISTWLFESYQISQRLYQETEQNPTFDYRYNAAHLPTVEQRIEQAGIRLAGVLNDIFS; this comes from the coding sequence TTGCCGTTCAGCCTCCTGGCATGGGGCGTAGTAGGGCACCGGGCCGTCGGGAAAATTGCTGAAAACCACTTGAATAAGAATGCGAAGCGTCGGATCGCGCAACTGCTTGGGAGCGAGCGTATTCCGATGGTGGCAACCTGGGCCGACGAAGCACGATATTCCAACGAATACTCCTACACGGCCCCTTGGCATTTTATCAACACCCCGCTCGGGCTGCCTTCCGATCAATACATCAACCTAGTGAATAAGATGGCGGAGCCCAATGCATATATGGCTCTTAATCAGAATATTAAGGATCTGAAAGATCCGGCCAAATCACAGGCGGAAAAGGTCATTGCGCTGAAATTCGTTATTCACCTTGTGGGCGACATTCACCAGCCCATGCACGTAAGCCGCGCCGAAGACCAGGGCGGCAACAAGATATCCGTCAAATACCAAGGCAAAGACACCAACCTGCACAGCCTGTGGGACAGCGGACTGGTTGAGTACGAGGGGTTTACCTATTCAGAGCTGGCTGCGGCACTCGACCACGCGAGCAGCGCCCAGATTCGGCAGTGGCAAAAGGATGAGATCTCGACCTGGTTGTTTGAGTCTTACCAGATCAGCCAGCGACTCTACCAAGAAACCGAGCAAAACCCCACCTTCGACTACCGCTACAACGCGGCTCATCTGCCCACTGTTGAGCAGCGAATCGAGCAGGCGGGCATCCGGTTAGCCGGTGTGCTGAATGATATTTTCAGCTAG
- a CDS encoding SDR family oxidoreductase encodes MLAITGATGHLGRATIEALLPKVAANQIVALVRDPQKATDLSEQGVQVRVGDYDDVASLVAAFQGVEKVLLISGDDLEKRTQQHKNVIDAAKQAGVKHVIYTSVLNPSRDSHFTASPSHVATEEYLRGSGLTYTLFRNTLYLDFVPMFLGQDAVPSGKIYSAAGDGKVTYALRNEIAEALANVLTSSGHENQTYDIAPAPAYSMQEIAATLSGVVGKPVEYVSISSADMAAGMRQHQVPEPVVTMMVGLSEAMRANEFNHPSDAFEKLLGRKSTDVKTFLTSVYGK; translated from the coding sequence ATGCTAGCAATTACAGGCGCTACCGGCCATCTGGGCCGCGCCACCATCGAAGCCCTGCTGCCAAAAGTAGCTGCAAACCAAATTGTTGCGCTGGTGCGCGATCCTCAAAAAGCCACCGACCTCAGCGAGCAAGGTGTGCAGGTACGGGTAGGCGATTACGACGATGTGGCCTCTTTGGTAGCGGCTTTTCAAGGCGTTGAAAAGGTGCTGCTTATTTCCGGCGACGACCTCGAAAAGCGTACGCAGCAGCACAAAAATGTGATTGATGCGGCCAAACAGGCAGGCGTGAAGCACGTCATTTACACCAGTGTGCTTAATCCTTCAAGGGATTCGCATTTCACGGCCTCGCCCAGCCATGTGGCCACCGAGGAGTATCTGCGCGGTTCGGGTTTGACGTACACGCTTTTCCGCAACACGCTGTACTTGGACTTTGTACCGATGTTTTTGGGGCAGGATGCAGTGCCAAGCGGCAAAATATATTCGGCGGCCGGCGACGGCAAAGTGACCTATGCTCTGCGTAACGAAATAGCGGAGGCGCTGGCTAACGTGCTGACCTCCAGCGGCCACGAAAACCAAACGTATGACATTGCTCCAGCGCCCGCTTATTCTATGCAAGAAATTGCGGCAACGCTCAGCGGAGTTGTTGGCAAACCCGTTGAGTATGTTTCGATTTCGAGCGCGGACATGGCTGCGGGGATGCGCCAGCACCAGGTGCCCGAACCCGTCGTGACGATGATGGTAGGCTTGTCGGAAGCGATGCGGGCAAATGAGTTTAACCACCCAAGCGATGCGTTTGAGAAGTTGCTCGGCCGTAAATCCACGGACGTGAAAACATTCCTGACGAGCGTGTACGGCAAGTAA